CCGGCGCCTCTCCGTAGTGTGTGGGGACTCCCCGGCTCACATGGCCTCCCCCGCTCCCGCCTCCGACATCGACGGCGTCGTCCGTGCGCTGGACGGCATTGTGGACGACTGCCGCGTCCGACACTGCCGCCTCGGCCTGTTCGCCGCGCTCTACCGGCGCGTGACGGTCGAGGTGAAGGGCCGCATGGGGAAAGGCCAGTTCGTCGACGCCGAGCGGATGGAGCGGCTCGACACGCGGTTCGCCAACCGCTACCTCGAGGCGTACGCCCGTCACCGGTCCGGCGAGGCGCCGACGCGGGCCTGGGCCGCCGCGTTCGAGGCACGGGAGGACGACCGCCTCGTCGTGCTCCAACACTTGCTGCTGGGCATGAACGCCCACATCCTCCTCGACCTCGGCGTGACGACGGCCGAGATCGCGCGGCGCCACGACACCGACGGCCTCAAGCACGACTTCGATGCCATCAACCGCGTTCTGGCCGACCTCGTGGACGAGATCCAGGAGGAGGTCGGACGGACGTCGGGGCTGCTCCGGACGCTCGACCGCCTCGGTGGGCGCCTCGACGAGCGCGTTCTCGGGTTCGGGCTCGCGACGGCGAGGCGGAGGGCGTGGCGGCACGCCCTCGCGCTGCGGGCGATGCCGGGGCCTCTCCAGCCCCGCCTCGTTGACCGGATCGACGTGCGGGTCGAGCGGACGGCCCGCGGCATCCGTCGGCCGCCGTTCCGCCTCGACGCCGCGCTCGGCCGGATCCGTGAGGCCGAGCGAGAGCCGGTCGGCGACCTCATCGACCGGCTGGCCTGAGTCAGGTCGCGGCGCCCGTTCCGTGCGGTTGGGGATCGGCGTCGTCCGGCCGGCCGATCTCCTCCGTCCGCTCGCGTCGGCTCCGGTAGCGGGTCTCCACGACGTCGACCAAGAGGAGGCTCGCCACGAGCCACGCAGAGCCGGCGAGC
This sequence is a window from Rubrivirga marina. Protein-coding genes within it:
- a CDS encoding DUF5995 family protein produces the protein MASPAPASDIDGVVRALDGIVDDCRVRHCRLGLFAALYRRVTVEVKGRMGKGQFVDAERMERLDTRFANRYLEAYARHRSGEAPTRAWAAAFEAREDDRLVVLQHLLLGMNAHILLDLGVTTAEIARRHDTDGLKHDFDAINRVLADLVDEIQEEVGRTSGLLRTLDRLGGRLDERVLGFGLATARRRAWRHALALRAMPGPLQPRLVDRIDVRVERTARGIRRPPFRLDAALGRIREAEREPVGDLIDRLA